The Cellulomonas sp. S1-8 genomic sequence TCGCGGCCGCCACCTGGGTGATCGCGCCCGGGCTGTGGATCGTCGGCGCGATCGTCGGCCTGGTCCTCGGCCTGGTCAACGCGTTCAAGAAGGAGCCGAGCCCGGTCCTCATCACGCTGTACGCGGTGGCGCAGGGCGTGTTCGTCGGTGGCATCAGCGCGTTCTACGAGTCGGCCTTCAACGGCATCGTGGGGCAGGCCGTCCTGGCGACCCTCTCGGTGTTCGCGGTCGCGCTGGTGCTCTTCCGCTCCGGCAAGGTCCGCGTCACGCCGAAGTTCCGTCGTGCCGTGCTCATCGGCATGGTCGGGTACCTCGTGTACTCGCTGGTCAACCTGGGCCTCATGCTGTTCGGTGTCGGCGGCGGCGAGTACGGCCCGCTCCGTTCCGGGCCGCTCGGCATCGGCATCGGCCTCCTCGCCGTCGGCCTGGCCGCCGCGTGCCTGATCATGGACTTCGACTCCATCAAGCGCGGTGTCGACCAGGGCGTGCCCGCGAAGTTCGCGTGGGCCGCGGCCTTCGGCCTCATCGTCACGCTGGTGTGGCTCTACCTCGAGCTGCTCCGCCTGCTGGCGATCCTGCGCGGCGAGTAGCCGCCACAGCAGTCCACGACACAGCAGTCCACGACGCCCCGTCGGCCTCCCGGTCGACGGGGCGTCGCGCTGCCCGGACCCGCCCCCACCGCCCACCGGAACACCACTCACCGTTCGAGCGGGCGATCCGTGAGTGACGTCCCGCTCGACGGGGGTGGGCGACGGGTGGGTGAGAGGATCGGGGAGTGAAGTACGCCCAGCACATCTCCGAGCTCGTCGGCGGCACCCCGCTCGTCCGGCTCACGTCCGTCACCGCCGGCCTGACCGCCACGATCCTGGCGAAGGTCGAGTACCTCAACCCCGGCGGGTCCGTGAAGGACCGCATCGCGCTGCGGATGATCGAGGCCGCGGAGGCGTCGGGGGAGCTGCAGCCTGGCGGCACGATCGTCGAGCCCACGTCGGGAAACACGGGCGTCGGCCTCGCGCTCGTCGCGCAGCGCAAGGGGTACCGCTGCGTCTTCGTCTGCCCGGACAAGGTGAGCCAGGACAAGCGCGACGTGCTGCGCGCGTACGGCGCCGAGGTCGTCGTGACCCCGACGGCCGTGCCGCCCGACCACCCGGACTCGTACTACTCGGTGTCCGACCGCATCACGCGCGAGACGCCCGGCGCCTGGAAGCCCAACCAGTACGCCAACGTCAACGGCCCGGCCAGCCACTATGCGACCACGGGCCCGGAGATCTGGGCCGACACCGACGGGCGCATCACCCACCTGGTCACGGGCGTCGGCACGGGCGGCACGATCACCGGCACGGGGCGCTACCTGCACGACGTGTCGGCGCAGCGTCCGGCTGCGGACGGCGGCCGCGTGGTCGTCGTCGGCGCCGACCCCGCCGGCTCGGTGTACTCCGGGGGCGACGGGCGGCCGTACCTCGTCGAGGGCGTCGGGGAGGACTTCTGGCCGACGGCGTACGACCCGGCGGTCCCGGACGAGATCCTCGCGGTGTCCGACGCGGACTCGTTCGCGATGACGCGGCGCCTGGCCCGCGAGGAGGGGCTGCTGGTCGGCGGGTCGTGCGGGATGGCCGTCGAGGCGACCCTGCGGCACGCGCGCGCCCTGCAGGACGCGGATCCCGAGGCCGCCGCCCGCGCCGTCTACGTCGTGATCCTCCCCGACGGCGGCCGCGGCTACCTGTCGAAGATCTTCAACGACTCGTGGATGCGCTCGTACGGGTTCCTCGCCGGCGGCGAGGGCGCGACCGTCGCTGACGTCCTGCGCACCAAGGACGGCGCCCTGCCCGCGCTCGTGCACACGCACCCCACCGAGACCGTGCGCGACGCCATCGAGATCCTGCGCGAGTACGGCGTCTCGCAGATGCCGGTCGTCGGCGCCGAGCCGCCCGTGATGATCGGCGAGGTCGCCGGGTCGGTGAGCGAGCGGGAGCTGCTCGACGCGGTGTTCTCCGGTGCGGCCTCCCTCGCGGACCGCGTCGAGGTGCACATGTCCCCGGCCCTGCCGCTCATCGGCTCCGGCGAGCCCGTCGACGCGGCGCGCGCGGCGCTCGAGAAGGCCGACGCCCTCATGGTCGTCGACGACGGCCGGCCCGTCGGGGTGCTGACGCGGCACGACCTGCTGGGGTTCCTCACACGCTGACGCGCGGCGCGCGACGGCCCCGGAGCGCGCAGCCACCGGCGCGTTAGCATCGGCCGACCCGATGGGCCGTACCCGCAAAGGACCAACCGCGATGGCGCTGTTCGACCTGCCCCTGCCCGACCTCGAGCGCTACCTGCCGGAGCTCGACGAGCCCGCGGACCTCGACGCGTTCTGGGCGTCGACGCTCGCGGAGACCCGGGCGTTCGACCTCGACGTGCGCCGCGCGCCGTGCGACGCCGGGCTCACCCTGGTCGACGTCGAGGACGTGACGTTCGCCGGGTTCGGCGGGCACCCGGTCAAGGCGTGGGTCACGCGGCCGGCGGGGTCGGCCACGGACGGGTCGTCGCTGCCGGCCGTCGTGGAGTTCCTCGGGTACGGCGGCGGTCGTGGGCGCCCCCACGAGCGCCTCGCGTGGGCCGCGGCCGGGTACGTGCACCTGCTGATGGACACGCGCGGTCAGGGCTCGGGGTGGGGCAGCGGCGGGCAGACACCCGACCCGGTGGGGTCCGGCCCGCACGCGCCGGGCTTCTTGACGCGGGGGATCCTGGACCCGGCCGAGCACTTCTACCGGCGGGTGTTCACCGACGGCGTCCGTGCGGTCGAGGCCGTGCGTGCTCTGCCGGGGGTGGACCCGGCGCGGGTGACGGTGACGGGTGGGAGCCAGGGAGGCGCCGTCACCCTGGCCGTCGCCGGGTTGGCCGACGGCCTGGTCGCCGCGATGCCGGACGTCCCGTTCCTGTGCCACGTCGCGCGTGCGATCGACATCACCGACGCGTCCCCGTACCACGAGGTCGTCGGGTACCTCGCGGTGCACCGCGACCACAAGGCCGCCGCGCTGCGCACGCTGTCCTACCTCGACGGCATGCACCTCGCGCGCCGCGCGACGGCCCCGACGCTGTTCTCGGTGGCGCTGCGCGACCCGATCTGCCCGCCGTCCACCGTGTTCGCGGCCTACAACCACTACGGCACCCTGGCCGGCTCCCGACCGGACCGCGCCATCGAGGTGTACGAGTTCAACCAGCACGAGGGTGGCGGCGGCTTCCAGGTCGACGCCCAGCTCCGCTGGCTCGCGGGCGTCCTCGCCCGCTGACCCACCCACGCCGACCGGAACCCCAGTACCCGAACGGGCGCTCGTTCGGTGAGCCAGGTCCG encodes the following:
- a CDS encoding Bax inhibitor-1/YccA family protein, which translates into the protein MSNPVFNNSPVFGDPRQQRRGGRQTAVQGPAWGTPGAQAADSAVLEQMYDAPPATTRDTGRLTYDDVIIKTGGLLALLVVVAAATWVIAPGLWIVGAIVGLVLGLVNAFKKEPSPVLITLYAVAQGVFVGGISAFYESAFNGIVGQAVLATLSVFAVALVLFRSGKVRVTPKFRRAVLIGMVGYLVYSLVNLGLMLFGVGGGEYGPLRSGPLGIGIGLLAVGLAAACLIMDFDSIKRGVDQGVPAKFAWAAAFGLIVTLVWLYLELLRLLAILRGE
- a CDS encoding cystathionine beta-synthase, yielding MKYAQHISELVGGTPLVRLTSVTAGLTATILAKVEYLNPGGSVKDRIALRMIEAAEASGELQPGGTIVEPTSGNTGVGLALVAQRKGYRCVFVCPDKVSQDKRDVLRAYGAEVVVTPTAVPPDHPDSYYSVSDRITRETPGAWKPNQYANVNGPASHYATTGPEIWADTDGRITHLVTGVGTGGTITGTGRYLHDVSAQRPAADGGRVVVVGADPAGSVYSGGDGRPYLVEGVGEDFWPTAYDPAVPDEILAVSDADSFAMTRRLAREEGLLVGGSCGMAVEATLRHARALQDADPEAAARAVYVVILPDGGRGYLSKIFNDSWMRSYGFLAGGEGATVADVLRTKDGALPALVHTHPTETVRDAIEILREYGVSQMPVVGAEPPVMIGEVAGSVSERELLDAVFSGAASLADRVEVHMSPALPLIGSGEPVDAARAALEKADALMVVDDGRPVGVLTRHDLLGFLTR
- a CDS encoding acetylxylan esterase, which translates into the protein MALFDLPLPDLERYLPELDEPADLDAFWASTLAETRAFDLDVRRAPCDAGLTLVDVEDVTFAGFGGHPVKAWVTRPAGSATDGSSLPAVVEFLGYGGGRGRPHERLAWAAAGYVHLLMDTRGQGSGWGSGGQTPDPVGSGPHAPGFLTRGILDPAEHFYRRVFTDGVRAVEAVRALPGVDPARVTVTGGSQGGAVTLAVAGLADGLVAAMPDVPFLCHVARAIDITDASPYHEVVGYLAVHRDHKAAALRTLSYLDGMHLARRATAPTLFSVALRDPICPPSTVFAAYNHYGTLAGSRPDRAIEVYEFNQHEGGGGFQVDAQLRWLAGVLAR